A stretch of Paenibacillus mucilaginosus 3016 DNA encodes these proteins:
- a CDS encoding serine hydrolase domain-containing protein — protein sequence MKSLTMRKGMALTLTAIVAGTLLWPAYGSVHAKGQTLTQQAIDKAAHADNIPGVIVTVKKGDANWSYASGEANMERNHKVDADSAFRIGSTTKSFVAAVALQLAGEKKLSLDDTVEKWLPGVVKGNGHDGNKVTIRQLLNHTSGIPNYLDETFKNSILADPDQNFTAEQLIARSLTMKPVTGFEYSNTNTVIVGLIIQKVTGDTYAEQIKKRIIEPLKLKETFLPGSSADIPKKNARGYLNTGDQLVDITLLNPSFTNAAGEMISTGEDMTTFFRALLSGKLLTPEIQKEMMTTIDSPLGRFGLGIYETKLANGVSVWGHGGGIPGFTNFAGGTADGQHVISININVLGGAETHIHDILAPEFAIETKQELTKEEQRKKHREDVKLVMDQVVTNKKIPSVAAGGLKDGQRWSYAKGTASFEIPRPVKPSFSFRIGSITKTFTAAVVLQLAEERQLSLDDSVEKWLPGIVQGNGYDGNKITIRQLLNHTSGLANYTDLDMRDITLPQNPFRYYSVDELISKALAKPPVFAPGEGWSYSNVNTVLAGQIILKVTGDTYAEQIRKRFIEPLGMTRTFVTEASSRIPGDHASGYNMDRSGHLYDMTEVNQSWANAAGDMVSTIDDLTTFFSALLGGKLLNKEIMDQMLTTVDSPIGKVGLGIYEEKTPDGQSYWGHAGGTFGYESRAGGTLDGKHILVTVMNAVGPEVITGRDKIFNKEFGR from the coding sequence ATGAAATCATTAACCATGCGAAAAGGAATGGCCTTAACTCTAACAGCGATCGTGGCAGGGACGCTGCTATGGCCTGCTTATGGAAGTGTCCACGCTAAGGGTCAAACGCTAACCCAGCAAGCTATCGATAAGGCTGCCCATGCGGACAACATTCCAGGGGTCATTGTTACCGTAAAGAAGGGCGATGCAAACTGGTCGTATGCTTCCGGGGAAGCCAATATGGAAAGGAATCATAAGGTGGATGCCGATTCTGCTTTCCGGATCGGAAGCACAACGAAGTCGTTCGTCGCTGCGGTTGCCTTGCAGCTTGCCGGCGAGAAGAAGCTAAGCCTTGATGATACGGTGGAGAAATGGCTGCCGGGTGTCGTGAAGGGCAATGGACATGACGGCAATAAAGTGACGATTCGTCAGTTACTAAATCATACAAGCGGAATTCCAAACTACTTGGATGAAACGTTCAAGAATAGTATACTTGCGGACCCTGATCAAAATTTCACGGCCGAACAATTAATCGCCCGTTCTTTAACGATGAAGCCGGTAACAGGCTTCGAATATTCGAACACGAATACAGTTATCGTGGGGCTCATTATCCAGAAGGTCACAGGAGATACGTATGCCGAGCAGATTAAGAAACGTATTATTGAACCGCTTAAGCTTAAGGAAACATTCCTGCCCGGCAGCTCGGCGGATATTCCAAAAAAGAATGCCCGGGGCTACTTGAACACTGGAGATCAATTAGTGGATATTACTTTGCTTAATCCATCGTTCACCAACGCCGCCGGGGAGATGATCTCAACCGGGGAAGATATGACGACTTTTTTTCGTGCCCTATTGAGTGGAAAGCTGTTGACACCAGAGATTCAGAAGGAAATGATGACCACGATTGATTCCCCACTGGGCAGGTTCGGACTTGGCATATACGAAACAAAACTGGCGAATGGCGTCAGCGTATGGGGACATGGAGGCGGCATTCCGGGATTTACTAATTTTGCAGGCGGAACAGCGGATGGCCAACATGTTATCTCGATCAATATCAATGTGCTGGGCGGTGCGGAAACACATATACACGACATCTTGGCCCCGGAATTCGCAATAGAAACCAAACAAGAACTGACGAAAGAGGAGCAGAGAAAAAAGCATCGGGAAGATGTCAAACTTGTTATGGATCAAGTGGTAACCAATAAGAAAATCCCGAGTGTAGCGGCAGGCGGACTAAAGGATGGACAACGCTGGTCCTACGCCAAGGGTACAGCGAGCTTCGAGATCCCGCGTCCGGTCAAGCCCTCCTTTTCCTTCCGCATCGGAAGCATCACGAAGACGTTCACCGCTGCTGTTGTATTGCAGCTCGCCGAAGAGAGACAATTAAGTTTGGATGACTCCGTCGAAAAGTGGCTGCCTGGAATCGTACAAGGTAACGGGTATGACGGCAATAAGATTACGATTCGTCAGCTATTGAATCATACGAGCGGGCTTGCGAACTACACAGATTTGGATATGCGGGACATTACCCTGCCTCAAAATCCATTCCGCTACTATAGCGTTGATGAACTGATAAGCAAGGCACTTGCAAAACCGCCTGTATTTGCACCAGGGGAGGGCTGGAGCTATTCCAATGTGAACACGGTGCTGGCGGGTCAAATTATCCTGAAAGTCACAGGGGATACCTATGCGGAGCAGATCCGAAAACGGTTTATTGAACCGCTTGGGATGACGAGGACATTCGTGACGGAAGCCAGCTCCCGGATTCCTGGTGATCATGCCAGTGGATATAACATGGACAGATCTGGACATTTGTATGATATGACAGAAGTGAATCAATCGTGGGCCAATGCAGCCGGAGATATGGTTTCGACAATCGATGATCTGACCACCTTTTTCAGTGCCCTGTTAGGCGGAAAGCTCCTGAATAAAGAGATCATGGATCAGATGCTCACAACCGTAGACAGCCCCATCGGTAAAGTCGGACTAGGAATTTATGAAGAAAAAACGCCGGATGGGCAATCTTATTGGGGACATGCCGGCGGCACGTTTGGATATGAGTCGAGAGCCGGCGGCACGCTGGACGGGAAGCACATTTTGGTAACCGTTATGAACGCAGTAGGTCCGGAAGTGATCACGGGCAGGGACAAAATATTCAACAAAGAATTTGGCCGTTAA
- a CDS encoding hybrid sensor histidine kinase/response regulator transcription factor — protein MLSIIKKWFWYDWIAFAIRTFWLVTILSAEFIDPSLIVVPFWRVVILASLVYLLPLLIQYRKESWYLGAEVIAAGFFHVYLAYAAPGLLWTFILLVMIVGLGSTRRTYVWTGLPLGIIFPAINGWIADRSPYEFIFSCSFGFAIGFAFNVLIQSSKQARIIQEQKQLLEQHLTRIEELTLMEERNRLSHELHDTIGHTLTSMIIGVESLRSSVPDSEIERIDSLVRVAQRSLDDIRKHLHQLSPVSLGPSLGESLRQLSDEFMKSTGVAVSFRVIGSETPLMQKINFCLYRCLQESLTNAVRHGQASAISVQLHVDNQQLRLQIEDNGIGAEGIRFGFGLSGIKERMDQLLGTLTVHSQLGQGTVVICSIPLQTEPVLEMIRLLIVDDQEIVTGSLKQNFDQDPNFLVVDTAGDGRAALECCEQSKPDIVLMDIRMQGMNGLEALMEMKHRWPAMKVVLMTTFEDSISAATALEHGAEGYMLKSVHPREMMEALKLIYNGGTWIDQSIATRLFEGMKRQREQLEKYGSRQAQYPYGLTKREMEILEHLSNGLRYKSIAAKMCLSEGTIRNYCSILYSKLGVSNREEAVGFAQTESIL, from the coding sequence GTGTTGTCTATTATAAAAAAGTGGTTCTGGTACGATTGGATCGCTTTTGCGATACGTACCTTCTGGCTGGTCACTATCTTAAGTGCTGAATTTATCGACCCGTCATTGATCGTTGTACCGTTCTGGAGGGTAGTCATCCTTGCTTCTTTGGTATATCTCCTGCCACTACTCATTCAATATCGGAAAGAAAGCTGGTATCTTGGGGCCGAAGTCATAGCGGCGGGCTTCTTCCACGTTTATTTAGCCTACGCAGCGCCGGGATTGCTCTGGACTTTCATTTTACTCGTAATGATTGTTGGCTTAGGCAGCACCCGGAGAACGTATGTGTGGACGGGACTGCCGCTTGGAATCATTTTCCCTGCCATAAACGGTTGGATCGCTGATCGCTCCCCGTATGAGTTCATCTTTAGCTGCAGCTTTGGTTTTGCCATCGGCTTCGCGTTCAATGTATTAATTCAGTCGAGCAAGCAGGCCCGAATTATTCAGGAGCAGAAACAATTGCTGGAGCAGCATCTTACACGGATTGAGGAGCTTACACTAATGGAGGAGCGCAATCGGTTGTCACATGAACTGCATGACACGATTGGGCATACGCTAACCTCGATGATCATCGGTGTAGAATCGCTGAGATCGTCCGTACCTGATTCGGAGATCGAGAGGATCGATTCACTTGTCCGTGTCGCGCAGCGCAGTTTGGATGATATTCGTAAGCATCTGCACCAGCTTTCTCCTGTTTCGCTGGGTCCGTCGCTCGGTGAGTCGCTACGGCAATTGTCGGATGAATTTATGAAGTCAACCGGAGTGGCGGTCAGCTTCCGCGTCATTGGCAGTGAGACCCCCCTGATGCAGAAAATAAACTTTTGTTTATATCGCTGTCTGCAAGAGTCCCTTACCAATGCGGTTCGTCACGGCCAAGCGAGCGCGATATCCGTTCAGCTTCATGTTGATAATCAGCAGCTGCGATTGCAGATCGAAGATAATGGGATTGGAGCGGAAGGTATCCGCTTCGGATTTGGCTTGAGCGGTATCAAGGAACGAATGGATCAACTTCTTGGAACACTGACCGTTCATTCTCAATTAGGACAAGGAACCGTGGTTATATGCAGCATTCCTCTGCAGACAGAGCCTGTTCTTGAGATGATCCGCTTGCTGATTGTTGACGATCAGGAGATCGTCACAGGCAGCTTGAAGCAAAATTTTGACCAGGATCCTAATTTCCTTGTCGTTGATACGGCCGGGGACGGCCGCGCAGCATTAGAGTGCTGTGAGCAATCCAAGCCGGATATCGTGCTCATGGATATTCGGATGCAGGGAATGAACGGGCTTGAAGCGTTAATGGAGATGAAGCACCGCTGGCCCGCCATGAAGGTTGTGCTTATGACGACGTTTGAGGACTCCATATCGGCAGCAACCGCACTGGAGCACGGGGCGGAAGGCTATATGCTGAAGTCGGTTCATCCACGGGAAATGATGGAAGCCTTGAAGCTTATCTATAATGGAGGTACGTGGATCGATCAATCGATAGCCACGCGGTTATTCGAAGGGATGAAGCGTCAACGTGAGCAGTTGGAGAAGTACGGCTCACGGCAGGCACAGTATCCGTATGGGCTTACGAAACGCGAGATGGAGATTTTGGAGCATCTGTCGAACGGACTGCGCTACAAGTCGATCGCCGCCAAAATGTGTTTATCGGAGGGGACGATCCGCAATTATTGCTCGATTCTTTACTCGAAGCTCGGGGTCAGCAATCGTGAAGAAGCCGTAGGATTTGCGCAGACGGAGAGTATTTTATGA